The Aedes albopictus strain Foshan chromosome 1, AalbF5, whole genome shotgun sequence genomic interval attattattattattattattattattattattattattattattattattattattattattattattattattattattattattattattattattattattattattattattattattattattattattattattattattattattattattattattattattattattattattattattattattattattattattattattattattattattattattattattattattattattattattattattattattattattattattattattattattattattattattattattattattattattattattattattattattattattattattattattattattattattattattattattattattattattattattattattattattattattattattattattattattattattattattattattattattatttttattattattattattattattattattattattattattattattattattattattattattattattattattattattattattattattattattattattattattattattattattattattattattattattattattattattattattattattattattattattattattattattattattattattattattattattattattattattattattattattattattattattattattattattattattattattattattattattattattattattattattattattattattattattattattattattattattattattattattattattattattattattattattattattattattattattattattattattattattattattattattattattattattattattattattattattattattattattattattattattattattattattattattattattattattattattattattattattattattattattatagtcttattagagaaatttcaagCCCGTGGCTGGTTGATCTCTAATTTGAAGTAAATGTTGTAATTAAATTTGTTGAACTAAGGGCATGTGATGTAAGTTTctcttaaaaaatctctgaaatgaactgataagaattaaaattgaacgaaAGAACGAACCTTATAAGATACACCGTGACAACACATATAAAGAGCAAAGACGTTGCACTGGACATTACTTGATCGATCATGAATCAACACCGGCATGGCCTACTGTATAAATCCACAGAATAAATTTATCCTTCTTTGCTCGCTTCTCTCTCATACACATGTTTGCTTGGAGCTTCGGCTTTTCCACCGCGCGCCGGTTTCGTGGTGGGGAGTGCTGTGTTGGTATCCAATAGTTGGGACATAAAAGAACATGGTGCAAATATTCTAACAATCATTATCTGTTAAGGAAGAACAAGATACACacatcaataaaaaaatatacTCAGGTGAAACATTACGTTGTCG includes:
- the LOC134285343 gene encoding probable serine/threonine-protein kinase clkA — translated: NNNNNNNNNNNNNNNNNNNNNNNNNNNNNNNNNNNNNNNNNNNNNNNNNNNNNNNNNNNNNNNNNNNNNNNNNNNNNNNNNNNNNNNNNNNNNNNNNNNNNNNNNNNNNNNNNNNNNNNNNNNNNNNNNNNNNNNNNNNNNNNNNNNNNNKNNNNNNNNNNNNNNNNNNNNNNNNNNNNNNNNNNNNNNNNNNNNNNNNNNNNNNNNNNNNNNNNNNNNNNNNNNNNNNNNNNNNNNNNNNNNNNNNNNNNNNNNNNNNNNNNNNN